In a single window of the Pseudomonas sp. B21-015 genome:
- a CDS encoding EAL domain-containing protein yields MKQKRTLGTPRLLGIVWPFIAVVLFQALLGGVSLYVLSAVRGYVGGESLWSKGQKDAIYYLNLYADSRDETIFLKYQNAIAVPQGGHELRMALDHQPPNIEAARLAILKGGNHPDDVSSLIWLYLNFRHFSYLEKAIELWTVGDAYLVRLDDVAREMHQRIVDGQASDADIKRWKEQILVINDGVTPPAKAFSDALGEGSRMILRLLLVTNLATALGLIVLALLRTHKLLKQRHAFADALQLEKDRAQITLQSIGDGVITTDVEGAIAYMNPAAEALTHWKAEQAAGLPLAALFNLLDENAQADGFTLIEHILSGQFSGGSEHSRLIQRLDGSTVSVTLVGAPIRNTGKVSGTVLVLHDMTQERQYIANLSWQATHDALTGLANRREFEYRLEQALHHLTRQVGRHALMFLDLDQFKLVNDTCGHAAGDELLRHICALLQSGLREGDTLARLGGDEFGILLENCAPEAAEKIAEGLRLTVQNLHFVWKGRPFVTTVSIGLVHVAQSPATLEASLRAADMACYMAKEKGRNRVQVYHADDSELSLRFGEMAWVQRLHMALEEDRFCLYAQEIAPLGPGEQGGGHIEILLRLHDEAGRMILPDSFIPAAERYGLMTSLDRWVVENVFKVIAQAITEERQGPLAMCAINLSGITIGDEAFLDFLREQFVTYSIPPEMICFEITETSAISNLGSAIRFINELKGLGCHFSLDDFCAGMSSFAYLKHLPVDFLKIDGSFVKDMLDDPINRAMVEVINHIGHVMGKRTIAEFVETPQIEQALLEIGVDYAQGYVIERPHLFTCDSLQSRPARPQPLLFKAPGTFR; encoded by the coding sequence ATGAAGCAAAAGCGGACTCTCGGAACGCCTCGGCTGTTGGGCATCGTCTGGCCATTTATCGCCGTCGTGTTGTTTCAGGCACTGTTGGGCGGCGTCAGTCTTTACGTTCTTTCGGCGGTTCGCGGCTACGTCGGCGGTGAAAGCCTGTGGTCCAAGGGCCAGAAAGACGCCATCTATTACCTCAATCTCTACGCCGACAGCCGCGACGAGACGATCTTTCTCAAATACCAGAATGCGATTGCCGTGCCTCAGGGTGGCCATGAGTTGCGTATGGCGCTGGATCATCAGCCACCGAATATCGAGGCCGCGCGGCTCGCGATTCTCAAAGGCGGCAATCACCCGGACGACGTCTCCAGCCTGATTTGGCTGTACCTCAATTTCCGGCACTTCAGTTACCTTGAAAAAGCCATCGAGCTCTGGACGGTCGGTGACGCGTACCTGGTGCGGCTCGATGATGTCGCGCGGGAGATGCATCAGCGTATTGTCGATGGCCAGGCCAGCGATGCCGACATCAAGCGCTGGAAGGAGCAGATTTTAGTCATCAACGATGGCGTGACGCCCCCTGCCAAAGCGTTCAGCGATGCCTTGGGCGAGGGCTCACGCATGATTCTCCGGCTGCTGCTGGTGACGAACCTCGCCACGGCGCTGGGCCTGATCGTGCTGGCCTTGCTGCGCACCCACAAGCTGCTCAAGCAGCGCCATGCTTTCGCCGATGCCTTGCAGTTGGAGAAAGACCGGGCGCAGATCACTTTGCAATCGATTGGCGACGGGGTGATCACCACGGACGTCGAGGGCGCGATCGCCTACATGAACCCGGCCGCCGAGGCCTTGACGCACTGGAAAGCCGAACAGGCGGCGGGGTTGCCATTGGCGGCGCTGTTCAACCTGCTGGACGAGAACGCTCAGGCCGACGGTTTTACCTTGATCGAGCACATTTTGAGCGGGCAGTTCAGCGGTGGCAGCGAACATTCCAGACTGATCCAGCGGCTGGATGGCAGTACGGTCTCGGTCACTCTGGTCGGCGCGCCGATCCGCAACACGGGTAAGGTCAGTGGCACCGTGCTGGTGCTGCATGACATGACCCAGGAGCGGCAGTACATCGCCAATCTGTCCTGGCAAGCGACCCATGACGCCTTGACCGGGCTGGCCAACCGCCGCGAATTCGAATATCGCCTGGAGCAAGCCCTGCATCACCTGACGCGACAGGTGGGGCGTCACGCCTTGATGTTCCTCGATCTGGATCAATTCAAGCTGGTCAACGATACCTGCGGTCATGCCGCGGGCGATGAGCTGTTGCGGCATATTTGTGCGTTGCTGCAATCAGGTTTGCGCGAAGGCGACACCCTGGCCCGGTTAGGGGGCGACGAGTTCGGTATTTTGCTGGAAAACTGTGCGCCGGAAGCGGCCGAGAAAATTGCCGAAGGCCTGCGGCTGACCGTGCAGAACCTGCATTTTGTCTGGAAAGGCCGGCCGTTCGTGACCACGGTGAGTATCGGTCTGGTGCATGTGGCCCAGAGTCCGGCCACCCTCGAGGCTTCGCTGCGTGCGGCTGACATGGCCTGTTATATGGCCAAGGAAAAGGGTCGCAACCGGGTTCAGGTCTATCACGCCGACGACTCGGAGCTGTCTCTGCGCTTTGGCGAGATGGCCTGGGTGCAGCGCTTGCACATGGCATTGGAAGAAGACCGCTTTTGCCTGTATGCCCAGGAAATCGCGCCCCTTGGCCCTGGCGAGCAGGGCGGCGGGCATATCGAAATCCTGCTGCGCCTGCATGACGAAGCCGGGCGCATGATTCTGCCGGACAGTTTCATTCCGGCCGCTGAGCGTTATGGTTTGATGACGTCGCTTGATCGCTGGGTGGTGGAGAACGTTTTCAAGGTCATTGCCCAAGCCATCACTGAAGAACGCCAAGGGCCGTTGGCCATGTGTGCGATAAATCTGTCAGGTATTACGATCGGAGACGAGGCGTTTCTGGACTTCCTTCGTGAACAGTTTGTTACCTATTCAATTCCGCCTGAAATGATTTGTTTTGAAATTACAGAAACCAGCGCGATTTCCAATTTAGGAAGCGCAATTAGATTTATCAATGAACTCAAAGGTTTAGGTTGCCACTTTTCATTAGATGACTTCTGCGCCGGTATGTCCTCATTCGCTTACTTGAAACATTTACCTGTAGACTTCCTGAAGATCGACGGGAGTTTCGTAAAGGATATGCTGGACGACCCGATTAACCGCGCCATGGTCGAAGTGATCAACCACATCGGCCATGTCATGGGTAAGCGCACGATTGCCGAGTTCGTTGAAACACCTCAGATCGAGCAGGCATTGCTGGAGATCGGGGTGGATTACGCTCAAGGGTATGTGATTGAACGCCCGCATCTGTTTACCTGCGATAGTTTGCAAAGTCGTCCTGCCAGGCCACAACCTTTGTTATTCAAGGCGCCCGGCACGTTCCGTTGA
- a CDS encoding TenA family transcriptional regulator, whose amino-acid sequence MEAASYPAWAQQLIQDCSESKRRVVEHELYQRMRDNRLSAKTMRQYLIGGWPVVEQFALYMAQNLTKTRFARHPGEDMARRWLMRNIRVELNHADYWVHWSRAHGVSLEDLRAQQVTPELHALSHWCWHTSSSDSLIVAIAATNYAIEGATGEWSAVVCSNGVYAASFPEEDRKRAMKWLKMHAQYDDAHPWEALEIICTLAGMNPSKSLQVELRQAVCKSYDYMYLFLERCMQLELAGRTPVARERMALAES is encoded by the coding sequence ATGGAAGCTGCAAGTTACCCCGCCTGGGCTCAGCAATTGATTCAGGATTGCAGCGAGAGCAAGCGCCGGGTTGTCGAACACGAACTGTATCAGCGCATGCGTGATAACAGACTCAGCGCAAAAACCATGCGTCAGTACCTCATTGGTGGCTGGCCAGTGGTCGAACAGTTCGCGTTATACATGGCACAGAACCTGACAAAAACCCGATTTGCGCGCCACCCTGGCGAAGACATGGCGCGTCGTTGGCTGATGCGCAACATTCGCGTCGAATTGAACCATGCCGACTACTGGGTGCACTGGAGTCGTGCTCACGGCGTCAGCCTGGAAGATCTGCGAGCGCAGCAGGTTACCCCTGAACTTCACGCCTTGAGCCACTGGTGTTGGCACACCAGTTCGTCGGATTCGTTGATCGTGGCCATCGCCGCCACCAACTACGCCATCGAGGGTGCAACCGGGGAGTGGTCGGCAGTGGTCTGTTCCAATGGCGTCTATGCGGCCTCGTTTCCCGAGGAAGATCGCAAACGGGCCATGAAGTGGTTGAAGATGCACGCCCAGTACGACGATGCCCATCCATGGGAAGCGCTGGAAATCATCTGCACCCTGGCGGGCATGAACCCGAGCAAATCCCTTCAGGTGGAATTGCGCCAGGCTGTCTGCAAAAGTTACGACTACATGTACCTGTTCCTGGAACGTTGCATGCAGTTGGAACTGGCAGGAAGAACCCCGGTAGCCCGTGAGCGGATGGCGTTGGCCGAAAGCTGA
- a CDS encoding GGDEF domain-containing protein: MKSPPQTNAIDFDSAKLQRLGFGQQPPLQGRPVSLAQLRQVLGLKLQTSLEPQRILGLFFREIQRLVPLDALSYEHQPSDLRLQFGLRGHHSITYNLSHEGEPLGELVFRRNQRFSEQEQGSLESLLSTLLFPMRNALLYRAATQSALRDPLTDTGNRIAMDQTLQREIEMSRRHSQPLSLLMLDIDHFKHINDTYGHSAGDEVLKAVAASIKNQLRNVDMVFRFGGEEFMILLSNTSREAAAMVGERLRFAAQTQDYVADGKVIALTVSLGCSTLLPGESAESLLRRADSALYVAKREGRNRLAMAG; the protein is encoded by the coding sequence ATGAAATCACCTCCCCAGACCAACGCAATTGACTTCGACAGTGCCAAATTGCAACGCCTGGGCTTTGGTCAGCAGCCTCCTCTCCAGGGGCGGCCCGTCAGTCTTGCGCAGTTGCGCCAGGTGCTGGGCCTGAAGCTGCAAACCAGTCTTGAGCCGCAACGCATTCTCGGGCTTTTCTTCCGCGAAATTCAGCGCCTTGTGCCACTGGATGCCTTGAGCTATGAGCATCAGCCCAGCGACTTGCGCCTGCAATTCGGCCTGCGGGGTCATCATTCAATCACCTACAACCTCAGCCATGAAGGCGAGCCGTTGGGTGAACTGGTGTTCCGTCGCAATCAGCGTTTCAGCGAGCAGGAACAGGGCTCTCTGGAATCACTGCTGTCCACCCTGCTCTTCCCCATGCGAAACGCCCTGCTCTATCGAGCGGCGACCCAAAGTGCGTTGCGTGATCCGCTGACCGATACCGGCAACCGCATCGCTATGGATCAGACGCTGCAACGGGAAATCGAGATGTCACGGCGACACTCGCAACCTCTGTCGCTGCTGATGCTGGACATCGATCACTTCAAACACATCAACGACACCTACGGGCACAGTGCTGGCGATGAAGTACTCAAGGCGGTCGCAGCCTCGATCAAAAACCAGTTGCGCAACGTGGACATGGTGTTCCGGTTTGGTGGCGAAGAATTCATGATCCTGCTCTCCAACACCAGTCGGGAAGCCGCGGCCATGGTCGGTGAACGTCTGCGCTTTGCGGCGCAGACTCAGGACTATGTGGCCGATGGCAAGGTGATCGCGCTGACGGTCAGCCTGGGTTGCTCGACCCTGCTGCCCGGCGAGTCTGCCGAAAGCCTGTTACGACGGGCTGACAGTGCGCTGTATGTGGCCAAGCGCGAGGGGCGTAACCGGTTGGCGATGGCTGGCTGA
- a CDS encoding YciK family oxidoreductase gives MFDYSARPELLKDRVILVTGAGRGIGAAAAKAYAAHGATVLLLGKTEANLTQAYDEIEAAGHPQPVVIPFNLETALPHQYDELAAMIETEFGHLDGLLHNASIIGPRTPIEQLSGENFMRVMHVNVNAMFMLTSTLLPLLKLSQDASVVFTSSSVGRKGRAYWGAYGVSKFATEGLMQTLADEVDTVAPVRSNSINPGATRTSMRAQAYPGENPLNNPTPEEIMPVYLYLMGPDSTGINGQAFNAQ, from the coding sequence ATGTTTGATTATTCCGCCCGCCCCGAATTGCTCAAGGACCGGGTCATACTGGTCACCGGCGCTGGCCGTGGCATCGGTGCTGCCGCCGCAAAAGCCTACGCCGCTCATGGTGCCACCGTGCTGTTGCTGGGCAAGACCGAAGCCAACCTGACGCAGGCCTATGACGAAATCGAAGCGGCCGGGCATCCACAACCGGTCGTGATCCCGTTCAATCTGGAAACCGCCCTGCCCCATCAATACGATGAACTGGCGGCCATGATCGAGACCGAATTCGGCCACCTCGATGGCCTGCTGCACAACGCGTCGATCATCGGTCCCCGCACACCCATCGAGCAGTTGTCCGGCGAGAACTTCATGCGCGTCATGCACGTCAACGTCAACGCCATGTTCATGCTCACCAGCACCCTGCTGCCGCTGCTCAAGCTGTCGCAGGACGCCTCGGTGGTGTTCACCTCCAGCAGTGTCGGTCGCAAGGGTCGTGCGTACTGGGGTGCTTACGGCGTTTCCAAGTTTGCGACCGAAGGCCTGATGCAAACCCTGGCCGACGAAGTCGATACCGTGGCACCGGTGCGCTCCAACAGCATCAACCCCGGCGCCACCCGTACCAGCATGCGCGCTCAGGCCTACCCTGGGGAAAATCCGCTGAACAACCCGACGCCCGAGGAAATCATGCCGGTCTACCTTTACCTGATGGGTCCGGACAGCACCGGCATCAATGGCCAGGCGTTCAACGCTCAGTAA
- the mupP gene encoding N-acetylmuramic acid 6-phosphate phosphatase MupP has protein sequence MRIRAVLFDMDGTLLDTAPDFIAICQAMRAERGLPPMNDKHIRDEISGGARAMVAVTFSMDPESPGFEALRLEFLERYVKGCAVHSKLFDGMGELLADIEKANLIWGVVTNKPLRFAEPIMQQLGLAERSALLICPDHVKNSKPDPEPLILACKMLDLDPASVLFVGDDLRDIESGRDAGTKTAAVTYGYIHPDDNPRHWGADVVVDHPLELRQVLDSALCSC, from the coding sequence ATGCGTATCAGAGCAGTTCTTTTCGACATGGACGGCACCCTGCTCGACACCGCGCCGGACTTCATTGCCATCTGCCAGGCGATGCGCGCCGAGCGTGGTTTGCCGCCAATGAACGACAAGCACATCCGCGACGAGATCTCCGGCGGCGCCAGGGCGATGGTCGCTGTGACCTTTTCCATGGACCCGGAATCGCCGGGCTTCGAAGCGCTGCGCCTGGAATTTCTGGAGCGCTATGTCAAAGGTTGTGCGGTGCACAGCAAGCTCTTTGACGGCATGGGCGAATTATTGGCCGACATCGAGAAGGCCAACCTGATCTGGGGCGTGGTCACCAATAAACCGCTGCGCTTCGCCGAACCGATCATGCAGCAACTGGGGCTGGCCGAGCGTTCGGCGCTGCTGATCTGCCCGGATCATGTGAAGAACAGCAAGCCGGACCCGGAGCCGTTGATCCTGGCGTGCAAGATGCTCGACCTCGACCCGGCCAGTGTGCTGTTTGTCGGCGATGACCTGCGCGATATCGAGTCCGGGCGAGATGCCGGCACCAAAACAGCCGCCGTGACCTATGGCTATATTCATCCGGACGATAACCCGCGGCATTGGGGTGCGGATGTGGTGGTCGATCATCCGCTGGAGTTGCGCCAGGTGCTGGATAGCGCCCTCTGTAGCTGCTGA
- the ubiG gene encoding bifunctional 2-polyprenyl-6-hydroxyphenol methylase/3-demethylubiquinol 3-O-methyltransferase UbiG, giving the protein MSNVDHAEIAKFEALAHRWWDRESEFKPLHDINPLRVNWIDERVNLAGKKVLDVGCGGGILSEAMAQRGATVMGIDMGEAPLAVAQLHQLESGVNVEYRQITAEALAEELPEQFDVVTCLEMLEHVPDPSSVIRACFRMVKPGGQVFFSTINRNPKAYLFAIVGAEYIMKLLPRGTHDFKKFIRPSELGAWSRMAGLTVKDIIGLTYNPLTKHYKLAADVDVNYMIQTLREE; this is encoded by the coding sequence ATGAGCAACGTCGACCACGCCGAAATCGCCAAATTCGAAGCCCTGGCCCATCGCTGGTGGGACCGCGAAAGCGAGTTCAAACCGCTGCACGACATCAACCCGCTACGGGTCAACTGGATCGACGAGCGCGTCAATCTGGCCGGCAAGAAAGTTCTCGACGTCGGTTGCGGCGGCGGCATCCTCAGCGAAGCCATGGCCCAGCGCGGCGCCACCGTCATGGGCATCGACATGGGCGAAGCGCCACTGGCGGTCGCACAGTTGCATCAGCTGGAATCCGGCGTGAATGTCGAGTATCGCCAAATCACCGCCGAAGCACTGGCCGAGGAACTGCCTGAACAGTTCGATGTGGTCACCTGCCTGGAAATGCTCGAACACGTACCGGATCCGTCTTCGGTCATCCGCGCCTGCTTCCGCATGGTCAAACCTGGCGGCCAGGTGTTCTTCTCCACCATCAACCGCAACCCGAAGGCCTATCTGTTCGCCATCGTCGGCGCCGAATACATCATGAAGCTGCTGCCGCGCGGCACCCACGACTTCAAGAAATTCATCCGCCCTTCCGAGCTGGGTGCCTGGAGCCGCATGGCCGGCCTGACCGTCAAGGACATCATTGGCCTGACCTACAACCCGCTGACCAAGCACTACAAACTGGCGGCCGATGTCGACGTCAATTACATGATCCAGACCCTGCGCGAGGAGTAA
- a CDS encoding TRZ/ATZ family hydrolase, translating into MPTPTAALDLLLLPTWLVPVEPAGVVLKEHALGIRDGRIVFIGPRAAALKLNATEVRELPGMLLSPGLINAHGHAAMTLFRGLADDLPLMTWLENHIWPAEAKWVDEAFVRDGTDLAIAEQIKGGITCFSDMYFFPKVASERVHNSGIRAQIAIPILDFPIPGASTADEAIRQGVELFGDLKHHERIKVTFGPHAPYTVGDENLEKIRVIAEELDASIHMHVHETAFEVQQSVEQRGERPLARLGRLGLLGPRFQAVHMTQISDEDLALLVESNTNVIHCPESNLKLASGFCPVERLWQAGVNVAVGTDGAASNNDLDLLGETRTAALLAKAVAGSATALDAHRALRMATLNGARALGIEAETGSLEVGKAADIVAFDLSGLAQQPVYDPVSQLIYATGRDCAKHLWVAGKQLLDDGRLTRLDEAQLCAMAKAWGQRISGHTES; encoded by the coding sequence ATGCCGACCCCCACCGCTGCGCTCGACCTATTATTGCTGCCGACCTGGCTGGTACCCGTCGAACCGGCTGGCGTGGTCCTTAAAGAGCATGCCCTGGGCATCCGCGACGGTCGCATCGTATTTATCGGCCCGCGCGCAGCAGCCTTGAAGCTTAACGCAACCGAAGTCCGCGAATTGCCGGGCATGCTGCTCAGCCCCGGCCTGATCAATGCCCACGGGCATGCGGCAATGACGCTGTTCCGCGGCCTGGCCGACGATCTGCCGCTGATGACCTGGTTGGAAAACCATATCTGGCCCGCTGAAGCGAAGTGGGTCGACGAGGCTTTCGTACGCGACGGCACTGACCTGGCCATCGCCGAGCAGATCAAAGGTGGCATCACCTGCTTCTCTGACATGTATTTCTTCCCGAAGGTCGCCAGCGAACGCGTACATAACAGCGGCATTCGCGCCCAGATCGCCATTCCGATCCTCGATTTCCCGATTCCAGGCGCCAGCACGGCGGATGAAGCCATTCGTCAGGGCGTCGAATTATTCGGCGATCTCAAGCATCACGAGCGAATAAAAGTCACCTTCGGCCCCCATGCCCCCTACACCGTGGGCGACGAAAACCTGGAAAAAATCCGGGTGATCGCCGAAGAGCTGGACGCCTCGATTCATATGCACGTCCACGAAACCGCCTTCGAAGTGCAGCAATCAGTGGAACAACGCGGCGAACGGCCACTGGCCCGCCTCGGCCGCCTGGGCCTGCTCGGGCCGCGCTTCCAGGCCGTTCACATGACCCAGATCAGCGATGAAGACCTGGCGCTGCTGGTAGAAAGTAACACCAATGTGATTCATTGCCCGGAGTCGAACCTGAAGCTGGCCAGCGGTTTCTGCCCGGTCGAGCGCTTGTGGCAGGCCGGGGTCAATGTGGCGGTCGGCACCGATGGCGCGGCCAGCAATAATGACCTGGACCTGCTCGGCGAAACCCGCACCGCCGCGTTGCTGGCCAAAGCGGTCGCCGGCTCGGCCACCGCGCTGGACGCCCATCGCGCCCTGCGCATGGCCACGCTCAATGGCGCCCGCGCACTGGGAATCGAAGCTGAAACGGGTTCGCTGGAAGTCGGCAAAGCGGCGGACATCGTCGCGTTCGACCTGTCGGGCCTGGCGCAGCAACCGGTCTACGACCCGGTTTCGCAACTGATTTATGCCACTGGCCGCGACTGCGCGAAACACCTTTGGGTCGCTGGCAAGCAACTGCTCGACGACGGCCGCCTGACCCGCCTGGATGAAGCGCAACTGTGCGCCATGGCCAAGGCCTGGGGCCAGCGCATCAGCGGCCATACCGAATCGTAA
- the mtnA gene encoding S-methyl-5-thioribose-1-phosphate isomerase: MRDRLLAAEKVKAIDWRDGALYLLDQRILPFEETWIAYTSAAGVAEAIRSMVVRGAPAIGISAAYAMVLSARARIAEGGDWQAAWEEDYALLADSRPTAVNLFWALSRMRDRLDRLKEDADPLAALEAEAIAIHESDREANLTMAQLGVDLIRKHQGNAQAILTHCNTGALATGGFGTALGVIRGAFIEGMVERVYADETRPWLQGSRLTAWELANEGIPVTLNADSAAAHIMKTKGVTWVIVGADRITANGDVANKIGTYQLAVNAMHHGVRFMVVAPSSTIDMNLASGDEIPIEERDGRELLEVGGKRVGADVDAFNPVFDVTPADLIDAIVTEKGIVERPDTAKMAQLMCRKRLH; this comes from the coding sequence ATGCGCGATCGACTGTTGGCTGCGGAGAAGGTGAAGGCCATCGATTGGCGTGATGGCGCACTGTACCTGCTGGATCAGCGTATTTTGCCGTTCGAGGAAACCTGGATCGCCTACACCAGCGCCGCGGGTGTGGCCGAAGCCATTCGCTCGATGGTGGTGCGCGGCGCGCCAGCGATTGGCATCAGTGCGGCGTATGCCATGGTGCTGTCAGCCCGCGCCCGAATTGCCGAGGGCGGTGACTGGCAGGCTGCGTGGGAAGAGGATTACGCGTTACTGGCCGATTCCCGTCCAACAGCGGTTAACCTGTTCTGGGCCTTGAGTCGCATGCGTGACCGCCTGGACCGTCTCAAGGAGGACGCAGACCCTCTGGCGGCACTGGAGGCGGAGGCTATCGCCATTCACGAAAGCGATCGCGAAGCCAACCTGACCATGGCCCAGCTGGGTGTCGATCTGATCCGCAAGCATCAGGGCAACGCCCAGGCGATCCTCACGCACTGCAACACCGGCGCACTGGCCACCGGTGGCTTCGGCACGGCGCTGGGGGTCATTCGCGGAGCCTTCATCGAAGGCATGGTCGAGCGCGTCTACGCCGACGAAACCCGACCATGGCTGCAAGGTTCGCGGTTGACCGCATGGGAATTGGCCAATGAAGGCATTCCCGTGACCCTCAATGCCGATTCCGCCGCCGCGCATATCATGAAAACCAAGGGCGTAACCTGGGTGATCGTCGGCGCCGACCGGATCACTGCCAATGGCGACGTGGCGAACAAGATCGGCACCTATCAATTGGCGGTCAACGCCATGCACCACGGCGTGCGCTTCATGGTGGTGGCGCCGAGTTCGACCATCGACATGAACCTGGCCAGTGGCGACGAGATTCCTATCGAAGAACGTGATGGTCGCGAGTTGCTGGAAGTCGGCGGCAAGCGGGTGGGGGCGGATGTCGATGCCTTCAACCCGGTGTTCGACGTGACCCCGGCCGATCTCATCGATGCAATCGTCACCGAAAAGGGCATTGTCGAGCGTCCGGATACGGCGAAAATGGCGCAGTTGATGTGCCGTAAGCGCTTGCATTGA